Proteins encoded by one window of Macaca mulatta isolate MMU2019108-1 chromosome 10, T2T-MMU8v2.0, whole genome shotgun sequence:
- the CD40 gene encoding tumor necrosis factor receptor superfamily member 5 precursor (The RefSeq protein has 2 substitutions compared to this genomic sequence), giving the protein MVRLPLQCVLWGCLLTAVYPEPPTACREKQYLINSQCCSLCQPGQKLVSDCTEFTETECLPCSESEFLDTWNRETRCHQHKYCDPNLGLRVQQKGTSETDTICTCEEGLHCMSESCESCVPHRSCLPGFGVKQIATGVSDTICEPCPVGFFSNVSSAFEKCRPWTSCETKDLVVQQAGTNKTDVVCGPQDRQRALVVIPICLGILFVILLLVLVFIKKVAKKPNDKAPHPKQEPQEINFLDDLPGSNPAAPVQETLHGCQPVTQEDGKESRISVQERQ; this is encoded by the exons ATGGTTCGTCTGCCTCTGCAGTGCGTCCTCTGGGGCTGCTTGCTGACCGCT GTCTATCCAGAACCACCCACTGCATGCAGAGAAAAACAGTACCTAATAAACAGTCAGTGCTGTTCTTTGTGCCAGCCAG GACAGAAACTGGTGAGTGACTGCACAGAGTTCACCGAAACAGAATGCCTTCCTTGCGGTGAAAGCGAATTCCTAGACACCTGGAATAGAGAGACACGCTGCCACCAGCACAAATACTGCGACCCCA ACCTAGGGCTTCGGGTCCAGCAGAAGGGCACCTCAGAAACAGACACCATCTGCACCTGTGAAGAAGGCCTGCACTGTACGAGTGAGTCCTGTGAGAGCTGTGTCCCGCACCGCTCATGCTTGCCTGGCTTTGGGGTCAAGCAGATTG CTACAGGGGTTTCTGATACCATCTGTGAGCCCTGCCCGGTCGGCTTCTTCTCCAATGTGTCATCTGCTTTTGAAAAGTGTCGCCCTTGGACAAG CTGTGAGACCAAAGACCTGGTTGTGCAACAGGCAGGCACAAACAAGACTGATGTTGTCTGTG GTCCCCAGGATCGGCAGAGAGCCCTGGTGGTGATCCCCATCTGCTTGGGGATCCTGTTTGTCATCCTCCTCTTGGTGCTGGTCTTTATCA aaAAGGTGGCCAAGAAGCCAAACGATAAG GCCCCCCACCCCAAGCAGGAACCCCAGGAGATCAATTTTCTGGACGATCTTCCTGGCTCCAACCCTGCCGCTCCAGTGCAGGAGACTTTACATGGATGCCAACCGGTCACCCAGGAGGATGGCAAAGAGAGTCGCATCTCAGTGCAGGAGAGACAGTGA
- the CD40 gene encoding tumor necrosis factor receptor superfamily member 5 isoform X1, translated as MVRLPLQCVLWGCLLTAVYPEPPTACREKQYLINSQCCSLCQPGQKLVSDCTEFTETECLPCGESEFLDTWNRETRCHQHKYCDPNLGLRVQQKGTSETDTICTCEEGLHCTSESCESCVPHRSCLPGFGVKQIATGVSDTICEPCPVGFFSNVSSAFEKCRPWTSCETKDLVVQQAGTNKTDVVCGPQDRQRALVVIPICLGILFVILLLVLVFISESSEKVAKKPNDKAPHPKQEPQEINFLDDLPGSNPAAPVQETLHGCQPVTQEDGKESRISVQERQ; from the exons ATGGTTCGTCTGCCTCTGCAGTGCGTCCTCTGGGGCTGCTTGCTGACCGCT GTCTATCCAGAACCACCCACTGCATGCAGAGAAAAACAGTACCTAATAAACAGTCAGTGCTGTTCTTTGTGCCAGCCAG GACAGAAACTGGTGAGTGACTGCACAGAGTTCACCGAAACAGAATGCCTTCCTTGCGGTGAAAGCGAATTCCTAGACACCTGGAATAGAGAGACACGCTGCCACCAGCACAAATACTGCGACCCCA ACCTAGGGCTTCGGGTCCAGCAGAAGGGCACCTCAGAAACAGACACCATCTGCACCTGTGAAGAAGGCCTGCACTGTACGAGTGAGTCCTGTGAGAGCTGTGTCCCGCACCGCTCATGCTTGCCTGGCTTTGGGGTCAAGCAGATTG CTACAGGGGTTTCTGATACCATCTGTGAGCCCTGCCCGGTCGGCTTCTTCTCCAATGTGTCATCTGCTTTTGAAAAGTGTCGCCCTTGGACAAG CTGTGAGACCAAAGACCTGGTTGTGCAACAGGCAGGCACAAACAAGACTGATGTTGTCTGTG GTCCCCAGGATCGGCAGAGAGCCCTGGTGGTGATCCCCATCTGCTTGGGGATCCTGTTTGTCATCCTCCTCTTGGTGCTGGTCTTTATCAGTGAGTCCTCAG aaAAGGTGGCCAAGAAGCCAAACGATAAG GCCCCCCACCCCAAGCAGGAACCCCAGGAGATCAATTTTCTGGACGATCTTCCTGGCTCCAACCCTGCCGCTCCAGTGCAGGAGACTTTACATGGATGCCAACCGGTCACCCAGGAGGATGGCAAAGAGAGTCGCATCTCAGTGCAGGAGAGACAGTGA